A stretch of Lathyrus oleraceus cultivar Zhongwan6 chromosome 6, CAAS_Psat_ZW6_1.0, whole genome shotgun sequence DNA encodes these proteins:
- the LOC127093429 gene encoding uncharacterized protein LOC127093429 — MYNLKAQKFFHIFCNSYHSSSKVGPKFKEGASLFSCLSDIITLFNFGTSKKSYLKSAFARFKYQQICWEDSILKKHVDVNNMNLLKNEIEDFKEENVDEQYSPLKLIDDSCFISFELNHFFESCLPKLLQGCKKVLLYSTLKHGISLRTMIRNTAQLNTPALLVAGDMQGAVFGALLDCPLIPTTKPKYQGTHQTFVFTNIYGHPRIFRPTGVNRYYYLCSNDSLALGGGGGFALRLDGDLLTGTSGPCETFGNRCLAHSPEFELKNVELWGFTHA; from the exons ATGTATAATTTGAAAGCTCAGAAGTTTTTTCATATCTTCTGCAATTCTTACCACTCCTCTTCCAAG GTTGGGCCAAAATTCAAAGAGGGAGCATCATTGTTTTCATGCTTATCTGATATCATTACTTTGTTTAACTTTGGTACATCCAAAAAAAGCTATCTGAAATCAGCTTTTGCTAGATTCAAATATCAACAAATTTGCTGGGAAGATAGTATATTAAAGAAACATGTTGATGTTAataacatgaatttattgaaaaATGAAATTGAAGATTTTAAAGAAGAAAATGTTGATGAGCAATATTCTCCACTTAAGCTCATTGATGATTCTTGCTTTATTTCTTTTGAGTTGAATCATTTTTTTGAATCATGTCTTCCAAAGTTATTACAAGGGTGTAAAAAGGTCTTACTTTATAG TACTTTGAAACATGGAATATCACTTCGTACAATGATTCGCAACACTGCTCAACTTAATACCCCTGCTTTGCTG GTTGCTGGAGATATGCAAGGAGCTGTGTTTGGTGCATTGCTTGACTGCCCCTTAATACCAACAACAAAACCTAAATATCAA GGAACACACCAAACTTTTGTTTTTACAAACATATATGGTCATCCAAGGATTTTTCGACCCACAG GTGTTAATAGATACTATTACTTATGTTCCAATGACTCACTTGCActtggtggtggtggtggtttTGCTTTACGCTTAGATGGAGATTT GTTAACTGGAACTAGTGGACCCTGTGAAACATTTGGAAATCGATGTTTGGCTCATTCTCCAGAGTTTGAATTAAAGAACGTTGAG TTGTGGGGTTTCACACATGCTTGA